The genomic region CGGGTGAGAAAGCTATTTTAGCCCATGAAAGGTTGGCCATAGTTGATCCGGCATCCGGAAAGCAACCCTTGTTCAGTCCAGATGGTAAAATAGTATTGGCGGCCAACGGCGAAATATACAATCATCGTGAGTTACGTAAACAGTTTGAAGGAAAGTACGATTTTCAAACCGAATCGGATTGTGAGGTGATTTTGGCCTTGTACCAAGAAAAAGGTGCGGACTTTTTGGACGAATTGAACGGAATATTTGGTTTTGCGATTTATGATTCCAAAAAGGATGAATATTTCGTAGCCCGTGACCACATGGGGATAATCCCTTTGTATATGGGATGGGATGACAAAGGTACTTTTTATGTGGCTTCAGAATTAAAGGCCTTGGAAGGCACTTGTGTTAAAGTTGAACTGTTTCCTCCTGGGCATTATTTGAAAAGCTCGGAAGAGGAAGTTCAAAGATGGTATTCCCGGGATTGGATGGAGTATGATGCCGTAAAAGAGAACGAGACCAGTATTGAGAAAATAAAGGAAGCTTTGGAAGCTGCCGTACACAGGCAGTTGATGTCCGACGTTCCCTATGGGGTTTTACTTTCAGGCGGTTTGGATTCATCGGTAACCTCTGCCATAGCAAAAAAGTATGCCCAAAAACGTATAGAATCCGATGACACGACCGATGCTTGGTGGCCGCAGCTGCATTCCTTCTCGGTAGGTTTGGAAGGTTCTCCGGATTTGGCAGCCGCCCAAAAGGTAGCGGACCATATCGGTACGGTACATCACGAAATCAAGTTTACCATACAAGAAGGTTTGGATGCCATTCGAGACGTTATCTACAACCTCGAAACCTATGATATAACCACTATCAGAGCTTCTACGCCCATGTACCTTATGGCTCGGGTAATTAAATCAATGGGAATTAAGATGGTTTTATCCGGTGAGGGTGCCGATGAGCTTTTTGGAGGCTATTTGTATTTTCATAAGGCACCTAGCCCAAAGGATTTTCATGAAGAAACGGTTCGCAAACTGGATAAGTTGCACATGTACGACTGTCTTAGGGCCAATAAATCTCTGGCAGCTTGGGGCATAGAGGGGCGGGTTCCTTTTTTGGATAAAGAGTTTATGGATGTCGCAATGCGTATAAATCCCAAAGATAAAATGATAAACGGTGAACGTATGGAAAAATGGGTAGTTCGCAAAGCTTTTGAAGATATGCTGCCCGAAAGTGTGGCATGGAGGCAAAAAGAACAGTTCTCGGATGGTGTAGGGTATAGTTGGATAGATACTTTAAAGGAATTGGTAGATAAGGAGGTTTCTGGGGAACAGTTGAAAAATGCCAATTTCCGTTTTCCCATACAAACACCCACATCCAAAGAAGAATACTATTATCGCTCTATTTTTGAAGAACATTTTCCAAGCGATACCGCTGCCTTGAGCGTTCCGCAGGAACCTTCTGTGGCCTGCAGCACAAAAATCGCCTTGGAGTGGGACGAAGCGTTCAAAAACATGAACGACCCATCGGGTAGAGCGGTCGCCAATGTGCATACAGATGCCTACGATAAGTAGATTTCGGCTTTTGATAAACCGAATTCTGCCTAATAACGGTTTTCATTTTGAACAGGAAATAAGAAGCACCTTACATTTGGTGCTTCTTCATTTTATAACGATGCTTTTCTTCATTTTTACCATGGTATTCACCAGAGTAATTTTCCACAATTTTTGTTGATAACTTAGCTGTTAAGGAATTGTCAAAAACCTATATTTCATGGGGTATTGCGTATATTTGTAAGATTGCAAAATTTGAAGTAACAACAACCTTAAATCTATGAGCGAAGAAGCAAATAATAAAGATCAAAACAAGAAGCCCGAAGAGCATTTGATAGGGGATAACAAAAGAGCATATTCAGCAGATAGTATCCAAGCTTTGGAGGGTATGGAGCATGTTAGAATGCGACCCTCCATGTACATAGGTGATGTTGGGGTACGCGGTTTGCACCATTTGGTCTATGAAGTGGTAGATAACTCTATTGATGAGGCCATGGGCGGCCACTGTGATACCATAAGTGTTACGATTAATGAGGATAACTCTATCACCACTAAAGATAACGGTAGGGGCATACCTGTTGATTTGCATAAAAAAGAGGGTGTCTCGGCCCTAGAAGTAGTCATGACCAAAATCGGTGCCGGTGGTAAGTTTGACAAGGACTCCTACAAGGTTTCAGGTGGACTTCATGGTGTTGGGGTTTCCTGTGTGAATGCACTATCAAATCACCTACGCGCAACAGTACATCGGGACGGTAAAATTTGGGAACAGGAATATGAAAGGGGAAAGGCCCTATATCCGGTAAAGCAAATAGGTGAGACCAAAGAAAGGGGTACCATCGTAACCTTTCATCCGGATGAAACGATTTTTACCCAAACCATAGAGTTCAGTTACGAAACTTTATCCAATAGAATGCGTGAGCTTTCTTTTTTGAACAAGGGGATTACCATTACTATTACCGATAAACGCCAAAAAGATAAGGATAGCGAGTCCGGTTTTGTTTCGGAGACTTTTCATTCTACCGAAGGTTTAAAAGAATTTGTTCGGTTTTTGGACGGAACACGGGAGTCTTTGATACAGAGTGTCATTTCAATGGAAGGAGAGAAAAACGATATTCCGGTCGAGGTTGCCATGATATACAATACCAGTTATACCGAGAACCTTCATTCTTATGTGAACAATATCAATACACATGAAGGCGGCACACATTTATCAGGTTTTAGAAGGGGACTTACCTCTACCTTAAAGAAATATGCCGATGCTTCGGGAATGCTCGATAAACTAAAGTTCGAAGTTCAAGGGGACGATTTTAGGGAAGGTCTTACGGCCATTGTATCCGTAAAAGTGGCTGAACCCCAATTTGAAGGACAGACCAAGACAAAGTTGGGCAATAGGGAGGTTTCCTCGGCAGTAAGTCAAGCTGTTTCTGAAATGTTGACCAACTATTTGGAAGAAAACCCCGATGATGCCAAAGTAATCGTACAAAAAGTGATTCTTGCGGCACAAGCTAGGCACGCAGCTACCAAGGCCCGTGAGATGGTGCAGCGTAAAACGGTAATGAGTATTGGTGGTTTACCGGGAAAACTATCGGATTGTTCCGAACAAGATCCCGCACTTTGTGAGGTGTTTTTGGTTGAGGGAGATTCGGCAGGTGGTACCGCCAAACAAGGTAGGGATAGGAATTTTCAAGCCATACTACCGTTACGGGGTAAGATATTGAATGTTGAAAAGGCCATGCAACATAGGGTTTTTGAGAATGAGGAAATCAAGAATATTTATACCGCACTTGGCGTTACGATAGGAACGGAAGAGGATAGCAAAGCCCTCAACCTGGAAAAATTGCGTTACCACAAAGTGGTCATTATGTGTGATGCTGACGTGGATGGTAGCCATATCGAGACTTTGATACTCACGTTCTTTTTCCGTTATATGCGGGAACTCATAGATGGCGGTCACGTGTACATAGCTACGCCACCTTTGTATTTGGTTAAAAAAGGACAAAAGAAAAGATATGCGTGGAGCGATAAGGAGCGTGATGAAATTGCCGAAAGTTTTAACGGTAGTGTAGGTATACAACGTTACAAAGGTCTTGGTGAGATGAACGCCGAGCAATTATGGGATACGACCATGAATCCCGAATACAGGACTTTAAGGCAGATAACCATTGATAACGCTACGGAATCAGATCGTATTTTTTCTATGTTGATGGGCGATGAAGTACCACCAAGGAGGGAATTTATAGAGAAGAATGCCGTATATGCCAATATAGACGTTTAAATAACCTTGGTTTTACAACAAAAACTCGCACTATTGATGCGAGTTTTTTAGTTTTGGGAAATATAGAAATCAGATGTAACGCACAATAACTTCGACGTATCGTAGTTATGGGTACACAATCTAAACTTTTTTAAAAGGTTTCAAAATTTTCAAAACATGAAAAAAATACTTTTTTTGATGGCAACGGCGGTATCATCTTTAGGAATTGCCCAAGCCAACTTAGATGATTTATTCGCTGCGGGTATAGATGATGCCCAGCGCTTCACGAACGATTATTTGGCACCTGTTTCGGAATCTGTGGTTTACAGTATTTCAAATGGATGGTACAATAGTGCCAAGGCAAAGCCTTTGGGCGGATTTGAAATTTCGATAATCGGTAACATTACAGGGTTTAAGAATAAAGATGACAAAACGTCTTTTGTGCTCAACACGGCAGAATATGAAAATTTACAGTTTGTAGATGGTGAGACATCCAAATCGGTATCCACTGCTCTGGGAGATATTGAAGGTGTACGGGCTTTTGTTGAGGTTGAGGTTGCACCGGGAGTAACGGAAAGGCAAGAATTTGAACTACCTACCGGACTTTTGGCAGAAGGTTTGAATTTTATGCCCTCGGGATATTTACAGGGTAGTGTGGGCTTGATAAAAGGGTTGGAGGTCAAAGCACGTTTTTTGCCAAAAATTGATACTGACGATGTAAAAATAGGTCTGTTTGGTGCGGGGTTACAATATGACTTTACAAGTAGCCTTCCTGCGGACAAGCTTTTGCCTGTAGCGATTTCCGGTGTCATTGGCTATACATCACTAACAGGGGAATACGATTTTACGGATGCGGGACTTTTTGATGGAGACCGGCAAATCATCGACACAAAGTTTTCTTCATGGACTTTCAATGCCGTCGCATCAACCAGACTACCGGTGATAAATTTTTATGGTGGATTAGGATATGTTACGGGAAAATCGACTACGGATGTTTTAGGGGATTATACCGTAGGGGTAGGGCCACTTTCAACAACGGAAACCGACCCGTTTTCCATTTCAAGGAACGTTAGCGGGGTAACCGCTAATGTGGGTACCAAATTAAAACTTGGCTTTTTCAGGCTTAATGTGGATTACACACTTGCAGAATTCAATACGTTGACCGCGGGAATTAATTTTGGTTTTAGATAGGTCTTTAATTAAATTGACATAAAACAAAAAGAGCCCGGTATACCGGGCTCTTTTTGTAGCTTTCGGGCATGTTTTTATTCTCTTATGGCTAAAACTTCCCCGGTATTTTCTTTCAGGAATTCAATTTCGGTAGATGTTTCCATTTTAACGATATCATCGGGCTTATCGGTTCCAGGGTAGGAAATCGTATATGTATCCTTTTCGACCTTCCAGCTAAAATCTGTTTTTAAAGTGAGATTTTTACTTTCATAACGATGATATCTTCCAAGATAGGCATCGTTAAAAATCCATTCTTGCCTAACGGTAGCCTTGTTGGTAGATGACGTATTTTTTACTTCGACCTTTGACCAAATCCCTATCACGGGATCATTGTTTTCGGGGATTCTTGAACAGTTACTGGCTAGGATAATGCCAATAATCGCCAAAAATGACAGGAACTTTTTCATTTAAGTAGGTTTATCAATAAGATTTGGGATTATGATAACGTAGGTTCTTGATTGGGTATTGCTAAAATTCGATGTATTGCACAATAATCATACATTCTTCGTTGAAACGTCATTTTCTTTAACACTACATAAGGTTTTCAAGGTCTTTTTACAGGCGTGGTATGTTTAACATTTAAGGCTTTTTTAAGTGGACGTGGCCTTATTATGTTAAAGCAAAACTGTATTTTTGCTCAACGAAAAATCAATTTAAAACATTATACATATGAAAGTTACCATAGTAGGGGCCGGAGCCGTTGGAGCAAGCTGTGCAGAGTACATTGCCATTAAAAATTTTGCATCGGAAGTTGTTCTCTTGGATATTAAGGAGGGATATGCCGAAGGAAAAGCAATGGATTTAATGCAGTGCGCATCCTTAAATGCATTTGACACCAAAATCACAGGTGTCACGAACGACTATTCCAAAACTGCCGGTAGTGATATCGCCGTAATAACATCGGGTATTCCGAGAAAACCGGGAATGACCCGTGAGGAGCTTATCGGTATCAATGCGGGCATTGTAAAAAGTGTTTCCAGTAACCTTATTGAGCATTCGCCCAACGTAACATTGGTCGTAGTGAGCAACCCTATGGATACAATGACCTACTTGGTACATAAGACCGCTGACCTTCCCAAAAATAAGATAATAGGTATGGGCGGAGCGTTGGATAGCGCCCGGTTTAAATATAGATTGGCCGAAGCTTTGGAAGCCCCCATTTCTGATGTAGATGGTATGGTGATCGGTGGCCATAGCGATACGGGGATGGTGCCCTTGACCTCGCAAGCTTCAAGAAACAGCATTAAGGTGTCCGAGTTTTTATCGGCCGAAAGGTTAGAGCAGGTCGCTGCTGACACCAAAGTGGGTGGGGCCACCCTAACAAAATTACTGGGAACCAGTGCTTGGTATGCGCCAGGTGCGGCAGTATCAGGTTTAGTTCAAGCCATCGCTTGTGACCAAAAGAAAATGTTCCCTTGCTCAACGTATTTAGAAGGGGAATACGGTCTAAACGACATATGTATAGGAGTTCCCGTAATTTTGGGTAAAAATGGTATCGAGAAGATAGTTGATATTGCATTGAGCGATGACGAAAAAGCAAAAATGCAGGAAAGTGCCGCGGGTGTTACCAAGACTAATGGACTTTTAGAACTGTAGTTACTCATAACATCCCTTAAAATATAGCCATCCCGCCCAATTCATCTTGGGCGGGATGGCTTGTTTTATATTTAGTATAAATAAATTGTCAGTTCTTAGGGTAAATCATATATTTGCACGCTATTATAAATACCATAAAAATACATTTAACCAATGCAAAATAAAGGACTTATAAAGCTTTTTGCTTTCCTGTTCGGACTAGTGAGTATATATCAGTTGTCCTACACTTTTATTACCAATAAAGTTGAAAACGAAGCAGAAGTTTTTGCCGCGAACAAAATCTCGGAATCCGAAGAGGACTATATTGCAAAAAGGGAGGCTGTTGAAGCCAGATACCTAGATTCTATCGGTAAAGATCCCATTTTTGGCTATACCAATTACAATGAGGCAAAGACCAAAGAGCTTAACAAGGGCCTTGACCTTAAAGGTGGTATAAACGTAACGTTACAGATATCTGTAAAAGACATCTTGAAAGGGCTTGCCAATAATACCAAAAATCCCATTTTCAATAAAGCATTGGCAGATGCAGATGAAGCTTCCAAAAACAGTGATGATCGCTACTTGGATTTGTTTTTTGAGGCCTTTGATAATATCAAAGGCGATACAAGGTTGGCTTCTCCCGATATTTTCTTCACAAAAAGTTTAAGTGAAGAAATTGGCAGTATGGATGCCGATGATGCCGCTGTTAAAAAAATCATTAGCGAAAAAGTAGATGAGTCCATTATATCGGCATTTGAGGTGTTGCGCGAGCGTATTGATGGTTTTGGGGTTACCCAGCCCAATATCCAGAGAGAGGGCAACTCCGGTCGTATTTTGGTAGAATTACCGGGAGCCAGGGATATAGCCCGGGCTCAAGAGCTCTTGTCGAGTACGGCCCAACTGGAGTTTTGGGAAACGTTTGCGCCGAGCAACCAATCTATTGGCAATTTTTTAGTTGCGGCCAATGAAGAATTAAAATCTTTGGTCGAAGTTGATAGTACGCGACAGGAACTACAAAAACCAGAATCTGAAATAGATTCCCTCTTGTCCGATGTAACGCAAGACTCTTTGGATTTGAACACACAGGTAAATCCTTTATTCGATTTGATTCAGGGTGCGGGTAGTGGTTACGCCATAGCCAAAGTAGCCATAAAGGATACGGCCAAAGTAGGGGAGTATCTCAGAATGAAGAGCATTCGTAGATTAATACCCAACGATTTACAGTTCATTAAATTTCTATGGGAAAGACCGGCCAAAGATTCTGAAGTGGTTGATTTATACGCCCTAAAATCCAATCGTGAGAACGAACCCAGAATAAGTGGTGACGTCGTAACCGATGCCCAAGATACATTTGACCAATACAACAAGGCAGCAGTTTCAATGAGTATGAACACTCGTGGAGCCAAAGAATGGGAAGAGCTTACCGGTGATGCCTTTAATAATCAAACTGGGATTGCCATTGTTCTTGACAATAAGGTATACACTGCACCGGGGGTTTCAACTGGTCCAATTTCCGGTGGCCGTTCGGAAATCACGGGAACATTTACCGTGAACGAGACGAAGGATATTGCCAACGTACTGCGTGCGGGTAAACTGCCTGCTTCCGCAGAAATCATAGATTCATTCGTGGTAGGGCCGTCTTTGGGTCAAGAAGCTATCGATAGTGGCTTTATGTCCTTTTTGATTGCCATGGCCTTTGTACTGTTATGGATGATTTTTTACTACGGCAAGGCTGGTATTTTTGCCGATATCGCACTGATATTGAATATTATTTTAATTTTTGGTGTACTGTCCAGTTTAAGCGCTGTTTTGACTTTGCCCGGTATCGCTGGTATCGTATTGACCATAGGTATGTCCGTTGATGCGAACGTACTTATTTTTGAGCGTATTAAAGAAGAGCTTGGAAAAGGCAAGGGAAAATCACAGGCCATCGCCGATGGTTTCGGAAACGCCTTGTCCTCTATTTTAGATGCCAACATTACAACAGGGCTTACGGCATTGATACTTTTTGTTTTTGGTTCGGGACCCATCAAAGGCTTTGCAACAACTCTATTAATAGGTATACTTACCTCTTTGTTCACGGCAATTTTCATCACACGTTTGTTGGTGGATTGGTACATTAGTGCAAAAGACAGAAGGCTGGATTTCTCAACCAGTATTACGAAGAATCTGTTCAAGAATATGAATATTAACTTCTTGAGCAAACGTAAAATAGCATACATTTTATCGTTTATTCTAGTGGGTATCGGTTTATTTTCCCTAATTACGCAAGGGCTTCAACAAGGTGTTGATTTTGTCGGGGGGCGCAACTATCAAATTAGGTTTGAAAATGCCGTAAGTGCATCTGAGATTACCAATGAGTTGACCGAAGCCTTAGGGAGTGCCAATGCTAAAACTTTTGGCGAGGCCAACCAAATTATGGTCACTACCAATTATAAGGTCGATGTACAAGGAACAGAAGTCGATGACGAGATTTTGGACATACTGTTCAAATCACTACAAAAATACCTACCTGACGGTACTTCCTATGAAGAATTTGTACCAGGTGGGGGCAACGGAGAAGTAGGTGTTCTCAAATACAGAAAAGTAGGGCCTACCATTGCCGATGATATCAAAAAGAACGCTTTGTGGGCCATCATAGGTTCTTTGGCCGTTGTGTTCCTATACATCTTATTACGTTTTCGTAAATGGCAGTTCTCCTTAGGTGCAGTTGTTGCGGTATTCCACGATGTATTGATAGTTTTGGGTGTATTCTCACTTGTTGGTAAGATAATGCCTTTTAATATGGAAATTGATCAGGCCTTTATCGCAGCCATACTAACGGTAATCGGGTATTCCTTGAACGATACCGTGGTCGTGTTCGACCGTATTCGTGAAATCATAGCCGAACGTGGATGGAAAGGTGGGGAAAATATCAATTCTGCCGTGAACAGTACTTTAGGTAGAACCTTGAACACGTCATTGACGACCTTAGTGGTACTATTGGCCATATTTATTTTTGGTGGGGAGTCCTTAAGAGGATTTATGTTCGCAATGATTATTGGTGTTGTCGTCGGTACATACTCTTCAGTATTTATAGCAACGCCGGTAATGTATGACTCTTTAAAGAAAAAAATAAGTTCTGGCGCAGTTACAGAGTAAGTTTTTTATACTATAGATTTATAAAAGGCCAAAATCCTCCTATAACTTGGTAGGGTTTTGGTCTTTCACTTTAGCATCTTTCCCACAGAGCCTGTATCGGTAATTTGTAGTTCATAAATATACTGGGGAAGCAAACCGGGTTCGTCCCTGTGGGAGACAAAAATAATAGCCGTATCGCTTTCTTTTGCGAATATATTTACCAAGCTTACAAAAAGTGCAGCACTGGTATCATCCAACCCTGCGGTAGTTTCGTCTAAAATAAGTAAAGGCGGATGTTTTATCATGGCCCTGATGCACATCACCAAGCGTTTGTTTCCCTCTGAAAGTTCATTGAACCATTGATGTCTTTTATCCCAAAACCCAGCTAGTTTCAGCCATCGTTGGGCAAGGTTTAATTGTGCCTCGGTAGCCTTGATATACAAACCAACAGAATCGTTTAAACCAGATATTACCATATTCTCTACGGAGTGAATACCTTTAAAACTTTCGGTCATGGAAGGCGTAAAATAGCCTATTTTCTCTTTTATCTCCCAAACGCTTTCCCCACTTCCTTTTTTTTGCCCAAAAAGATATAGTTCTTGCCCATATCCTTTTGGGTTCTCACCGGTTATCATAGATAGTAAGGTTGTTTTTCCACTGCCATTGTCTCCCCGTAGCTCCCAAAACTCCCCCTTTTTTATGGTCCAATGGATACTTCTTAAAATAGGTTTATTCAGATAACTGACACTTATATTTTCTAACCTGATTAGGATATCATCATGAACCCTTATTTTGGTCAATGGTTTAGGGATGTTTTCATCAAAGGCTTCGTAAATGGTTTTTTGATGGTTTTTTATATTTTTTAATGGTTGTAACGTGTTGCCTTTTAACCTAAAGGATGTTTTTATAAATGGTAGCGCATCGCTTTCCCTGCCGATTATTTGTATTAGGTAAATTTCGTCGGAAATGGTTTTGAGCCTTTCTTTAAGCTCGGTTCGGGTTTTTCTGTCCAAATTATCAAAGGGATTGTCAAGCACTATAAAATCTGGCTTCGTTTTTAGAATATAGTCTAGCAGTGCTTTTTTTTGTTCGCCACTTGACATTGATTTTAGGCTTTGCGATGTTTTTCGGGTAACGATTTTGATACCGTGACGATTTTCTTCATCTATAAATTTGATGATTTCCGCTTTTGAGAATATAGCTCCTTTCTTTTTCTTTAATTCTAAAAAATAGGGCGATTCAATTGTATTGAATATCAAATCGAGGGCATAGTCTATGCTGGAGTTGTTGTCTGAGAAAATTATCCAATGCTTTTGACTCATAACCGCACCCTAAAAATATGGACTAAATTCTTATGGTACGTCGTGGTCTTCTCCAAAACCATACCATTGGCTAATGCTACTTTTTGGGAGGGAATATTATTTACCTGTATTATTGAAATAAGCGTTTTGGCCAGTTTGTTTTTTTTTGCGTGCTGCTTGCATTTTATAGCGGCCTCGGTCGCAAATCCCTTTTTCCAGTATTCTGGCAGTATTGAGTATCCTATTTCCAACTCTTTTTGACCATCAACGTTTTGCAACAATAGACCACATTGGCCGATTAGCTGACCGGTTTCTTTCAATAGTACAGCATTTTTGCCCCCTAATCTATTTTTATATCGATAAAAAGTGCGTTCCAAATCTTGTTCGCAGGCTTCAATGGGATTTAGCGATAAACCTTCCCAAAACTCCGATGTTCTTTTGTCTTGGTGAAAAGGCAGCCAATCTTCAAAATCCGTAGGGCGTACTTCTCGGAACGCTAATCGTTTTGTTTCCCTGCCAACGAGAAGAAAATCCATTTTTTCAATGTTTTGAAAAATTTACCTTATCCCCGACTTCCAAACCCCATTTTTCCGCTAGACCGGCATTTACCTCTAATACATATTGTACGGGAACTTGTGAGGAAAGGCTATTTTCATTAAAAGGTTGTGCATTTTTTTGAAAACTGGCAATGGTAGAATCTGCCTTAATATAAATGATGTCTAGCGGAAATTGTGTGTTTTTCATGTAGAATGCATGCATTTGCTCATCAGAAAATACAAATAACATACCTTGATAGTCTTCTATACTTTCTCGATACATAAGACCTGTTTGCGTTTCATACTCCGATTCCGCAATTTCAATATCTAAGGTGGTCAAAAGCGAATCGGTTTCTTTTTGGTAGATGTACAGCTTCCCTTCCTTTTCAAAGACAATGGGTTCTGTTTTAATGACCTTTTTGGCTTTTTCGCTACAAGATTGAAGCACAAAAACGTAAACGAGTGAAAAGGCAACGATTTTGAAAATATTTTTCATTTTGCATTATATAATATAAAATACCGCGCAGTGTTCGATATTATTTTTTTGCGGTCGAGGGTCGAAACATAAAGTACAAACCGATAAGTATAAAAGGTATACTCAACCATTGACCAATAGAAAGAAGTTCCATAGACTGATCAAACTCGTTTTGTCTTTCTTTCAAAAATTCGATGAAAAACCTAATGGTCCAAAGGCATACCAAGAAGGTCCCGAATAAAAAGCCGGTTTTC from Costertonia aggregata harbors:
- the secDF gene encoding protein translocase subunit SecDF, producing the protein MQNKGLIKLFAFLFGLVSIYQLSYTFITNKVENEAEVFAANKISESEEDYIAKREAVEARYLDSIGKDPIFGYTNYNEAKTKELNKGLDLKGGINVTLQISVKDILKGLANNTKNPIFNKALADADEASKNSDDRYLDLFFEAFDNIKGDTRLASPDIFFTKSLSEEIGSMDADDAAVKKIISEKVDESIISAFEVLRERIDGFGVTQPNIQREGNSGRILVELPGARDIARAQELLSSTAQLEFWETFAPSNQSIGNFLVAANEELKSLVEVDSTRQELQKPESEIDSLLSDVTQDSLDLNTQVNPLFDLIQGAGSGYAIAKVAIKDTAKVGEYLRMKSIRRLIPNDLQFIKFLWERPAKDSEVVDLYALKSNRENEPRISGDVVTDAQDTFDQYNKAAVSMSMNTRGAKEWEELTGDAFNNQTGIAIVLDNKVYTAPGVSTGPISGGRSEITGTFTVNETKDIANVLRAGKLPASAEIIDSFVVGPSLGQEAIDSGFMSFLIAMAFVLLWMIFYYGKAGIFADIALILNIILIFGVLSSLSAVLTLPGIAGIVLTIGMSVDANVLIFERIKEELGKGKGKSQAIADGFGNALSSILDANITTGLTALILFVFGSGPIKGFATTLLIGILTSLFTAIFITRLLVDWYISAKDRRLDFSTSITKNLFKNMNINFLSKRKIAYILSFILVGIGLFSLITQGLQQGVDFVGGRNYQIRFENAVSASEITNELTEALGSANAKTFGEANQIMVTTNYKVDVQGTEVDDEILDILFKSLQKYLPDGTSYEEFVPGGGNGEVGVLKYRKVGPTIADDIKKNALWAIIGSLAVVFLYILLRFRKWQFSLGAVVAVFHDVLIVLGVFSLVGKIMPFNMEIDQAFIAAILTVIGYSLNDTVVVFDRIREIIAERGWKGGENINSAVNSTLGRTLNTSLTTLVVLLAIFIFGGESLRGFMFAMIIGVVVGTYSSVFIATPVMYDSLKKKISSGAVTE
- a CDS encoding ATP-binding cassette domain-containing protein — translated: MSQKHWIIFSDNNSSIDYALDLIFNTIESPYFLELKKKKGAIFSKAEIIKFIDEENRHGIKIVTRKTSQSLKSMSSGEQKKALLDYILKTKPDFIVLDNPFDNLDRKTRTELKERLKTISDEIYLIQIIGRESDALPFIKTSFRLKGNTLQPLKNIKNHQKTIYEAFDENIPKPLTKIRVHDDILIRLENISVSYLNKPILRSIHWTIKKGEFWELRGDNGSGKTTLLSMITGENPKGYGQELYLFGQKKGSGESVWEIKEKIGYFTPSMTESFKGIHSVENMVISGLNDSVGLYIKATEAQLNLAQRWLKLAGFWDKRHQWFNELSEGNKRLVMCIRAMIKHPPLLILDETTAGLDDTSAALFVSLVNIFAKESDTAIIFVSHRDEPGLLPQYIYELQITDTGSVGKMLK
- the asnB gene encoding asparagine synthase B, translated to MCGIVCAFDIKESTEKLRPQLLEMSKKVRHRGPDWSGIYAGEKAILAHERLAIVDPASGKQPLFSPDGKIVLAANGEIYNHRELRKQFEGKYDFQTESDCEVILALYQEKGADFLDELNGIFGFAIYDSKKDEYFVARDHMGIIPLYMGWDDKGTFYVASELKALEGTCVKVELFPPGHYLKSSEEEVQRWYSRDWMEYDAVKENETSIEKIKEALEAAVHRQLMSDVPYGVLLSGGLDSSVTSAIAKKYAQKRIESDDTTDAWWPQLHSFSVGLEGSPDLAAAQKVADHIGTVHHEIKFTIQEGLDAIRDVIYNLETYDITTIRASTPMYLMARVIKSMGIKMVLSGEGADELFGGYLYFHKAPSPKDFHEETVRKLDKLHMYDCLRANKSLAAWGIEGRVPFLDKEFMDVAMRINPKDKMINGERMEKWVVRKAFEDMLPESVAWRQKEQFSDGVGYSWIDTLKELVDKEVSGEQLKNANFRFPIQTPTSKEEYYYRSIFEEHFPSDTAALSVPQEPSVACSTKIALEWDEAFKNMNDPSGRAVANVHTDAYDK
- a CDS encoding DUF6588 family protein, which produces MKKILFLMATAVSSLGIAQANLDDLFAAGIDDAQRFTNDYLAPVSESVVYSISNGWYNSAKAKPLGGFEISIIGNITGFKNKDDKTSFVLNTAEYENLQFVDGETSKSVSTALGDIEGVRAFVEVEVAPGVTERQEFELPTGLLAEGLNFMPSGYLQGSVGLIKGLEVKARFLPKIDTDDVKIGLFGAGLQYDFTSSLPADKLLPVAISGVIGYTSLTGEYDFTDAGLFDGDRQIIDTKFSSWTFNAVASTRLPVINFYGGLGYVTGKSTTDVLGDYTVGVGPLSTTETDPFSISRNVSGVTANVGTKLKLGFFRLNVDYTLAEFNTLTAGINFGFR
- the gyrB gene encoding DNA topoisomerase (ATP-hydrolyzing) subunit B produces the protein MSEEANNKDQNKKPEEHLIGDNKRAYSADSIQALEGMEHVRMRPSMYIGDVGVRGLHHLVYEVVDNSIDEAMGGHCDTISVTINEDNSITTKDNGRGIPVDLHKKEGVSALEVVMTKIGAGGKFDKDSYKVSGGLHGVGVSCVNALSNHLRATVHRDGKIWEQEYERGKALYPVKQIGETKERGTIVTFHPDETIFTQTIEFSYETLSNRMRELSFLNKGITITITDKRQKDKDSESGFVSETFHSTEGLKEFVRFLDGTRESLIQSVISMEGEKNDIPVEVAMIYNTSYTENLHSYVNNINTHEGGTHLSGFRRGLTSTLKKYADASGMLDKLKFEVQGDDFREGLTAIVSVKVAEPQFEGQTKTKLGNREVSSAVSQAVSEMLTNYLEENPDDAKVIVQKVILAAQARHAATKAREMVQRKTVMSIGGLPGKLSDCSEQDPALCEVFLVEGDSAGGTAKQGRDRNFQAILPLRGKILNVEKAMQHRVFENEEIKNIYTALGVTIGTEEDSKALNLEKLRYHKVVIMCDADVDGSHIETLILTFFFRYMRELIDGGHVYIATPPLYLVKKGQKKRYAWSDKERDEIAESFNGSVGIQRYKGLGEMNAEQLWDTTMNPEYRTLRQITIDNATESDRIFSMLMGDEVPPRREFIEKNAVYANIDV
- a CDS encoding malate dehydrogenase, with product MKVTIVGAGAVGASCAEYIAIKNFASEVVLLDIKEGYAEGKAMDLMQCASLNAFDTKITGVTNDYSKTAGSDIAVITSGIPRKPGMTREELIGINAGIVKSVSSNLIEHSPNVTLVVVSNPMDTMTYLVHKTADLPKNKIIGMGGALDSARFKYRLAEALEAPISDVDGMVIGGHSDTGMVPLTSQASRNSIKVSEFLSAERLEQVAADTKVGGATLTKLLGTSAWYAPGAAVSGLVQAIACDQKKMFPCSTYLEGEYGLNDICIGVPVILGKNGIEKIVDIALSDDEKAKMQESAAGVTKTNGLLEL